The nucleotide window AGCCACGAGCGCGGGGATGTTGATCCGGCGCGTGACGCTCGGCTTCGCCGTGACCGACAGCGCGCGAGCGGGTCCAGTGCGGGCGTGGACGGCGGTCTGCGCGGTGGGGGCTCCGCGCGCGCGGAGCCCGCGAAGCATGCCCGCGAACTCGGTGTTGGACGGGTCCAGCCAGACCGCGGCGCGGTAGGCGGCTTCGGCCTCCGGCCAGCGCTGCTGCTGCGCGAGGGCGGTGCCCAGGGCGGCATGCAGCGACGGGTCCGCCGGGGTGAAGGTGAGCGCCTGGCGGAACTCACCCTCCGCTTCCGGGGCGAGGCCCTGCTGAAGCAGGAGGAGCCCCGCTGCGAACCCATTCGCGGCCACCTCGGCCGCGTTCGGCGGAAGCGCGGCGGAGTCACGGCGCAGGGAGTCGGTCGTGGCGAGGTGCGCCGCGGCCGCGCAGTCGACGCGCCCGCCGTTCGCGGCGGTCCACGCGCCGTGCGGGCAGGAGGCGGCGAGCGCCTCGTAGCCCCAGCGCGCCTCCCCACGGTTGTAGCAGGCGGGAGTCGTCAGGCGCAGGCTGTCGCCGCGCGCGTCCGAGGCGCGGATCAGGCCGGCGGCGGATTCTTGCACAGCCGCGTATTCCAGGAGGCACTCGCGCGTGGTGCCTGTGAAGCGCCCCGACTCGGCGGCGGCGCGGGCGGCGGCGGCCATGAACGCGGTGCTGCATGCCCGCTGCCCCGGAGCCCCGCCATCGCCGCAGCGGTACTGGTTCAGCTCGGCGTACGATGCCGGCGCCCCGGCAGTGGTCGTAGGAGTGGCGGGAGCCGGAGCGGCGGCGGCCTTGATCGCCTCGCCCGCGGAGGCCGCGCGAGACATGCGGAGGTTGCGCACCCGCACGGCCGCGGGCGTGCCGCCGTCGTAGCGGATTACGGTGTTCGCGTCCGCATCCACCGCGTACTCCCCGGCGCGGATGCGGGCGCACCTCCCCTCCGCCGACACCGGCGCCGCGCTTCCCGTCACCACCACGTCGTAGCTCAGCTCCACGTCGTAGCTGTTGCCGTTGCGGATGACGAGCCGCCCGCCCGGCGCGGCCTGGTCCGTCTCGACGCGCGCGTGGAAGGAGACGCCGTTCTGCCGGAAGAGCACGGTGAAGGCGTCCAGCAGCGGCGGCTCCGCCCGCGAGTTGGTGAAGCCCGCCGCGGGGCAGACGGTCTGCGCGGCGGCGGGAAGGGCGCCGGTGGATGCGGCCAGCACGAGCGCGCAGAGGGCACCCCAACGCCGGACGGGGAGCGCGCCGAACAGGCTCGCTCCCACGTCAAGAATCCCGGCTCGTGCCCCGCAATCGTTCATCAGAGTCCGTTCACAGCAGAGAGTTCAGGTCCAGCGGAGCGTGTCGCCCGCGCTGGTGCCGGTGTCGCGGAGCGTGCCCGCGGGGAGCTCCAGCGCGTACCGGGCGGCGTGCCACCCGGTGCGGGCGCGGGGAGCGAGCCCGTGATACGTCGCCACCACGGTGCGGCGGTCGTCCACGAACGCGACGTCCAGCGGATAGCTCATCCCCAGCATGTGCACCGCGCGGCAGGGGTCCAGCAGGAGCCCGTCGCCCGGCGCGAGCGGCGGGCGCCCCAGCAGGCCGCGCAGCCGCAGCCACCACCGGTCCGCCACCGCCACGCTCGCGCCCAGCACGCTCCCCCGCGTGTCGTTGGCGATGCTCACCCGCCTCATGCCATCACCCCTGGCTCCCCAGTACCCGGCTGATCTGGATGATCGCGGGGCCCAGGAGCACCACGAA belongs to Longimicrobium sp. and includes:
- a CDS encoding DUF192 domain-containing protein, which produces MRRVSIANDTRGSVLGASVAVADRWWLRLRGLLGRPPLAPGDGLLLDPCRAVHMLGMSYPLDVAFVDDRRTVVATYHGLAPRARTGWHAARYALELPAGTLRDTGTSAGDTLRWT